The Crocinitomicaceae bacterium genome includes a region encoding these proteins:
- a CDS encoding M28 family peptidase, whose product MREAKILAILYSVLFAQISISQNADSTRILRHLENIIDTENYRNYQQVEVLNQVAAYIYTEFNEYADTTCYQAYLVNGAEYKNVIARFGPQEKPKLIVGAHYDVCGDQDGADDNASAVAAMLELARLLHEIKPQYCIELVAFTLEEPPFFATDKMGSYVHAKSLHDSETEVLGMICMDMIGYYNDEKKSQKYPIPFLKLFYGSKGDYITVVQKFHPGKFSRQAKRAFKKSKDLKVKSIKAPEKMRGIDFSDHLNYWNFGYSAIFITNTGFYRNTQYHREGDTLETLDISRITLVCDQLYKVVSEISTNN is encoded by the coding sequence ATGAGAGAAGCAAAAATCTTAGCAATATTATATTCAGTGCTCTTTGCACAAATATCTATCTCGCAAAATGCTGATTCTACTAGAATTCTTAGGCATCTTGAAAATATTATTGATACAGAAAATTATAGAAATTATCAACAAGTAGAAGTGCTCAATCAGGTGGCTGCATACATCTACACAGAATTTAATGAGTATGCTGACACAACATGTTATCAGGCATATTTAGTAAATGGTGCTGAATACAAAAATGTAATTGCTCGGTTTGGACCACAAGAAAAACCAAAATTGATAGTAGGTGCTCATTATGACGTTTGTGGTGATCAAGATGGTGCAGATGATAATGCAAGTGCAGTTGCCGCTATGCTTGAGTTGGCAAGGCTGCTACATGAGATAAAGCCTCAGTATTGCATAGAACTGGTGGCATTTACTTTAGAAGAACCACCTTTTTTTGCAACGGATAAAATGGGTTCTTACGTTCACGCCAAATCTTTACATGACTCAGAAACGGAAGTATTAGGTATGATTTGTATGGACATGATTGGCTATTATAATGATGAAAAAAAATCACAGAAATATCCCATTCCTTTTCTCAAACTTTTTTACGGTAGCAAGGGAGATTATATTACGGTAGTTCAAAAGTTTCATCCGGGAAAATTTTCACGACAGGCAAAGCGTGCATTCAAAAAGTCTAAAGACTTAAAAGTGAAAAGTATCAAGGCTCCGGAAAAAATGCGAGGCATTGATTTTTCAGATCACCTCAACTATTGGAATTTTGGATACAGCGCCATCTTTATCACCAATACAGGTTTTTATAGAAACACGCAATATCACAGAGAAGGTGATACGCTTGAAACGCTTGATATAAGCCGAATTACACTGGTTTGTGATCAACTTTACAAGGTAGTTTCCGAGATTTCGACGAATAACTAA
- a CDS encoding ABC transporter ATP-binding protein, with amino-acid sequence MLTASGIYKNYGELSILKGIDLSVAKGEVVCIVGASGAGKTTLLQILGTLDKADQGSIQINGQTIGSFSGEELARFRNKHLGFIFQFHQLLPEFTALENVLIPAMIGGVNQTAAQKRAKELLDYLGLTSRYDHKPSQLSGGEQQRVAVARALMNQPDVIFADEPSGNLDSVNAKELHELFFNLKKELNQTFVIVTHNRELAKMADHVFEMKDGRII; translated from the coding sequence ATGTTAACTGCGTCGGGAATTTACAAAAATTATGGTGAACTATCCATTCTGAAAGGGATTGATTTGAGCGTTGCAAAAGGTGAAGTAGTTTGTATTGTGGGCGCATCAGGCGCAGGCAAAACAACATTATTGCAAATTCTTGGAACCCTTGACAAAGCTGATCAGGGAAGTATTCAAATTAATGGTCAAACCATTGGATCTTTTTCCGGTGAAGAACTTGCCCGATTCAGAAATAAACATCTGGGATTTATTTTTCAGTTTCATCAATTATTACCTGAATTTACAGCACTTGAGAATGTACTTATTCCGGCCATGATTGGAGGAGTGAATCAAACCGCTGCCCAGAAAAGAGCCAAAGAATTGCTTGACTATTTAGGTTTAACAAGCCGATATGATCACAAGCCCTCACAACTTTCAGGTGGTGAACAACAACGCGTTGCCGTGGCCAGGGCTTTAATGAATCAACCGGATGTAATATTTGCTGACGAGCCATCAGGAAATCTTGACTCAGTAAATGCAAAAGAACTGCATGAGCTCTTTTTCAATCTAAAGAAAGAGCTGAACCAAACCTTTGTTATTGTTACACATAACCGCGAGCTTGCTAAAATGGCTGATCACGTTTTTGAAATGAAAGATGGCCGCATTATCTGA
- a CDS encoding BatA domain-containing protein produces the protein MKFVHPEFLWALFLLAVPVIIHLFSFRRYRTVYFSRVDLLREVTEDSRTGVKLKHILVLISRLLAMIFLIIAFAQPFIPGSDQQESTENISLIYLDNSYSMQADGKDGNLLNECKNRAIELVKSFDADEKIALFSSDLLSSEFRYYTSNDIIDKIKKIDFTPKATALSTVLNAMCDMSTGEYSHANYRVFLFTDFQKSTTKLDEFRRDEIPTYYYQSAAQIKENIFIDSVWFETPVHRLNAPIDIWFRIQNQSDVAQTDLSVTLDITGSQPAPKRVSVEARSSEISSINFTDREPGIKSGKLSVATGQLYFDDSFFFSYEIKDEVKILLVTNSSNDNRNLQQLYQLDPYYNCTVTEIKSATQDDFKGKELIIIQNAAEIPGGFHDLIKQALKDGATVAMIPSKNTNTTNWNIFLNELHLPGLGNLTSKAGELSYFNYEDPLYKGVFESKPENYKFPQVSSYYPLQVSGSQNFITLFGFNPTMPYMIMSQHANGRIILTAGPVDMEYNNFQNHALFAATYLRIAETSSFQRPLYMTIGSMENLPQRNEIDEKEPVHLVNTDEGVDFIPQLINTGNSRMLSFSQMEDQLRQSGFYQLKAYDKTQDILALNYNRNESYTEALSSDDVKTAFLNAGWTQSTPLTANDSGNLEVNQLKANEFWRWSLILSLLFIAVEILLLKFWKS, from the coding sequence ATGAAATTTGTACATCCGGAATTTTTATGGGCGCTTTTTCTGCTGGCTGTACCGGTTATTATTCACTTGTTTAGTTTCAGAAGGTATCGCACGGTTTATTTCTCACGTGTTGATTTATTGCGTGAAGTCACTGAAGATTCACGCACCGGTGTTAAACTCAAACATATTCTTGTTCTGATCAGTAGATTGCTTGCGATGATATTCTTGATCATTGCTTTTGCTCAGCCTTTTATTCCGGGATCTGATCAGCAAGAATCTACAGAAAATATTAGCCTGATTTATCTTGACAACTCATACAGTATGCAAGCGGATGGCAAAGATGGAAATTTACTCAACGAGTGTAAAAACAGAGCTATTGAATTAGTTAAATCATTTGATGCTGATGAGAAAATAGCTCTCTTTTCAAGTGATTTGCTTTCATCTGAATTCAGGTACTATACATCTAATGATATTATTGACAAGATAAAAAAAATAGATTTTACGCCAAAAGCAACTGCACTATCTACCGTTTTAAATGCCATGTGTGATATGTCGACCGGTGAGTATTCACATGCTAATTACAGAGTTTTTCTCTTTACAGATTTTCAAAAAAGCACAACCAAACTTGACGAATTCAGACGTGATGAAATTCCAACTTATTATTATCAGTCTGCTGCTCAAATCAAAGAAAACATTTTTATTGATAGCGTATGGTTTGAAACACCTGTTCATAGATTAAATGCACCCATTGATATTTGGTTCAGAATTCAAAATCAAAGTGATGTTGCACAAACTGATTTGTCTGTTACGCTTGATATTACAGGCAGTCAGCCTGCACCAAAGCGTGTGTCTGTTGAAGCCAGATCTTCAGAAATATCCAGCATTAATTTTACTGATCGTGAGCCCGGAATAAAATCAGGAAAATTATCAGTAGCAACAGGTCAACTTTATTTTGACGACTCATTTTTCTTCTCCTATGAAATAAAAGATGAAGTAAAAATTTTATTAGTCACAAATTCTTCAAATGACAACAGAAATCTTCAGCAATTGTATCAATTAGATCCTTATTACAATTGTACTGTGACTGAGATAAAATCAGCAACACAAGATGATTTCAAAGGAAAAGAACTCATCATTATTCAAAATGCTGCTGAAATTCCCGGCGGATTTCATGACTTGATAAAACAAGCCCTCAAAGACGGTGCAACTGTTGCCATGATTCCGAGTAAAAATACCAATACGACTAACTGGAATATTTTTCTCAATGAACTCCACTTACCCGGCTTAGGAAATTTAACCAGCAAAGCAGGAGAATTATCTTACTTCAATTACGAAGACCCGCTTTACAAAGGCGTTTTTGAAAGTAAACCTGAGAACTACAAATTTCCGCAAGTAAGCAGCTACTACCCTCTTCAAGTGAGTGGTTCACAAAATTTCATCACCTTATTCGGCTTCAATCCTACCATGCCTTACATGATTATGAGTCAGCATGCAAATGGCAGAATTATCTTAACCGCTGGCCCGGTTGACATGGAATACAATAATTTTCAAAATCACGCATTGTTTGCAGCAACTTATTTGAGAATAGCGGAAACATCAAGCTTTCAACGTCCATTGTACATGACAATTGGAAGCATGGAAAACCTACCTCAACGAAATGAAATAGACGAAAAAGAGCCTGTTCATTTAGTAAATACAGACGAAGGTGTTGACTTTATTCCGCAGCTAATCAATACCGGAAATTCAAGAATGTTATCATTTTCTCAAATGGAAGATCAACTGCGACAATCAGGATTTTATCAACTTAAAGCGTATGATAAAACTCAAGACATTCTGGCATTAAACTATAACCGCAATGAATCATACACTGAAGCCTTGAGTTCAGATGATGTGAAAACAGCCTTTCTCAATGCCGGATGGACCCAATCAACCCCACTGACTGCAAATGATTCAGGCAACCTTGAAGTCAATCAACTGAAAGCAAATGAATTCTGGCGATGGTCACTTATCCTCTCTCTTTTGTTCATAGCTGTTGAAATCTTATTGCTCAAATTCTGGAAGTCTTAG
- a CDS encoding TIGR02757 family protein has product MAALSDKKLQELKKILDQKAKLFNSTSFIEHDPILIPHQFSAKADIEITGFIMSTIAWGNRQAILNTGEKLLNLMEYRPLEFVMNTSERNLLSSGFVHRTFNAEDFNYFIQRLARHYQKNNTLETMFGGAAFQGHLRDRLIHFRNFFFQEEHPARTEKHISSPLKNSACKRLNMFLRWMVRKDDKGVDFGIWNTISMRELMVPLDVHTANSARKLGLLNRKQNDWQALEELMVTLRKWRPHDPAWYDYALFGMGIESSKTK; this is encoded by the coding sequence ATGGCCGCATTATCTGATAAAAAACTTCAAGAGCTTAAAAAAATTCTCGATCAAAAAGCAAAGTTGTTTAACTCAACATCGTTTATTGAGCATGATCCAATTTTAATTCCACACCAATTTAGCGCAAAGGCCGATATTGAAATAACAGGCTTTATTATGTCAACCATTGCCTGGGGTAATAGACAAGCCATACTTAATACGGGTGAAAAATTATTGAATCTGATGGAGTATCGTCCGCTTGAATTTGTGATGAATACATCTGAAAGAAACTTGCTCTCTTCAGGTTTTGTGCACAGAACTTTTAATGCTGAAGATTTTAATTATTTCATTCAAAGATTAGCCCGACACTATCAAAAAAACAACACACTTGAAACCATGTTTGGTGGTGCAGCATTTCAAGGCCACCTGCGAGACAGACTGATTCATTTCAGAAATTTTTTCTTTCAGGAGGAGCATCCGGCGCGCACTGAAAAACATATATCATCACCCTTGAAAAATTCAGCCTGTAAAAGACTGAACATGTTTTTGCGTTGGATGGTAAGAAAGGATGACAAAGGAGTTGATTTTGGAATTTGGAATACTATTTCCATGCGTGAACTTATGGTGCCTTTAGATGTTCATACTGCTAATTCAGCTCGCAAATTGGGTTTGCTTAATCGCAAACAAAATGATTGGCAAGCATTGGAAGAACTCATGGTCACGTTGAGAAAATGGCGCCCGCATGACCCTGCATGGTATGATTACGCGCTCTTTGGTATGGGCATTGAATCAAGTAAAACAAAATAA
- a CDS encoding Smr/MutS family protein translates to MLNRILVMQRFKIGDRVTVLNESIYGVVIETGIKKSKVEDDDGFVREYRNEQLVLSKKEDHYKLHAIQTKSEIKQPAKVSKPAVSLPKKSSANNPAEIDLHIEALDQDFISTDINQALQKQMVACRSFVKKHIEKRSKKIILIHGKGEGVLKAEIYHYLTRLSAETGLDIEFHDASSHEYGKGGATELIFKWS, encoded by the coding sequence TTGTTGAATCGTATCTTGGTTATGCAGCGGTTTAAAATTGGCGATAGGGTAACAGTACTCAATGAATCAATTTATGGTGTGGTTATTGAAACCGGCATAAAAAAAAGCAAGGTTGAAGATGATGATGGATTTGTAAGAGAATATCGCAATGAGCAACTGGTACTCAGTAAAAAAGAAGACCATTATAAACTGCACGCCATTCAGACAAAATCAGAAATTAAGCAACCTGCAAAAGTATCTAAACCGGCAGTCAGTTTGCCAAAAAAAAGCAGCGCAAATAATCCGGCTGAAATAGACTTACACATCGAAGCGCTTGATCAGGATTTTATAAGTACAGATATTAATCAGGCATTACAAAAGCAAATGGTAGCTTGTAGGTCGTTCGTTAAAAAGCATATTGAAAAAAGATCTAAAAAAATTATTTTAATTCACGGTAAAGGTGAGGGTGTACTCAAGGCAGAAATCTATCATTATCTTACAAGATTATCAGCTGAAACAGGTTTGGATATTGAATTTCATGATGCGTCATCTCATGAATATGGAAAAGGCGGAGCTACGGAATTAATATTTAAATGGTCATGA